In Asterias amurensis chromosome 4, ASM3211899v1, one genomic interval encodes:
- the LOC139936454 gene encoding allatostatin-A receptor-like, whose product MGSSTSLLVINNLSGVLGILGNGLVSLVIIFERSMHTNTNALILHQATIDFLGSVFILLQAYIPQVLQPLPGGAPGVLLCYFWNSRYFQLTFFVASTYSLIAVTFERYFAIVHPFRYERYFNNRRAILLTIASSWFVVLSIRSYVFVQWSVVDGDTCHQSGIGAYVGVVIFLMQYAIPLALMSYMYFRIAWELSKSAKRVVPTVSDQDPHNRNRGGESLLRARRNTFKALLIVFFTFVICWSLNQILFLRHNAGLQRIDFSSNVYIISVGLIATNACINPFIYAIKYKKFKRALRRLFYRVTRQEDRMNYSDDYPNTERTPNTH is encoded by the coding sequence ATGGGATCGTCTACATCTTTGCTTGTCATCAATAATTTATCTGGTGTCTTGGGTATCCTCGGCAATGGTCTGGTGAGTCTGGTCATCATCTTCGAACGCTCTATGCACACAAACACTAACGCCTTGATCCTACACCAAGCAACCATAGACTTCCTGGGATCAGTCTTCATCCTCCTGCAAGCTTACATCCCTCAAGTCTTGCAACCACTCCCTGGAGGTGCACCAGGAGTACTCCTATGTTACTTCTGGAACTCTCGCTACTTCCAACTGACTTTCTTCGTTGCGTCAACCTACAGCCTCATAGCTGTGACTTTTGAAAGATACTTTGCAATCGTTCACCCGTTTCGCTATGAGCGATACTTCAATAACAGAAGAGCCATTCTGTTAACCATAGCTAGCTCCTGGTTCGTGGTTCTGAGTATACGATCTTACGTTTTCGTCCAGTGGTCTGTGGTGGATGGTGACACTTGCCACCAGAGTGGTATCGGTGCGTATGTTGGTGTCGTCATCTTCTTGATGCAGTATGCCATACCTCTGGCATTGATgtcttacatgtacttcagaatTGCTTGGGAGTTATCAAAGAGCGCTAAGCGGGTGGTACCTACGGTGTCTGATCAAGACCCTCACAATCGTAACAGGGGAGGTGAGTCGCTGTTACGGGCAAGACGTAACACTTTTAAAGCTCTACTCATTGTGTTTTTCACATTCGTGATCTGTTGGTCTCTGAACCAGATCCTGTTTCTGAGACACAACGCAGGGCTGCAGAGAATAGACTTTTCTAGCAATGTATATATCATATCGGTTGGGTTAATAGCCACCAATGCCTGCATCAATCCTTTCATTTATGCCATCAAGTACAAGAAGTTTAAGAGGGCGTTGCGTCGGTTGTTCTACCGTGTAACGCGGCAGGAGGACCGCATGAATTACTCGGACGATTACCCGAACACGGAGCGGACACCAAACACCCACTAG